The proteins below are encoded in one region of Peribacillus muralis:
- a CDS encoding glycosyltransferase family A protein, whose amino-acid sequence MRKVTIGIPCYNESENILKCLDSITSQTDIFQDVEVLIVDDGSTDDTVKIIEDYKKQYRENGNIKILTQENTGSPSTARNRVIDEAEGEYIFFVDADDYLAENSLSNMYTLGKENDSDVIIGKYEGVNRRVPVYVFKSTQINTNFFDSLVKDTMSVLKMFKTEYLRSLNVRFRNDISMAEDHPVAMSAYLHTKKISIYADSPCYYWVRHINTENKTHLTGGVIPVDEFYKYLFETFEVIKNARITEKERTEAYRIYWDRLLTLDIVNEFKRNRTEMERNHSFAILLRLFNEYEGAIITPLLTGYKRYTALLLCNKDYLLFTEYLKIK is encoded by the coding sequence ATGCGTAAGGTTACAATTGGAATACCCTGTTACAATGAAAGTGAAAATATTTTAAAATGCTTGGATAGTATAACGTCTCAGACAGATATTTTTCAGGATGTCGAAGTACTCATAGTCGACGACGGATCAACGGATGATACAGTGAAAATCATTGAGGATTATAAAAAACAGTATAGGGAAAATGGCAATATAAAAATACTAACCCAAGAAAATACTGGCAGCCCATCAACCGCTAGAAATCGAGTTATCGATGAAGCCGAAGGCGAATATATTTTCTTTGTCGATGCTGACGATTATCTTGCTGAGAATTCCCTTTCGAATATGTATACATTAGGTAAAGAAAACGATTCAGATGTTATTATTGGAAAATATGAAGGCGTCAATCGCAGAGTGCCTGTATATGTCTTTAAAAGTACGCAAATAAACACGAATTTTTTTGATTCGCTAGTAAAAGACACGATGTCCGTATTGAAAATGTTTAAAACTGAATATCTACGTTCGTTGAATGTACGTTTTAGAAATGATATAAGCATGGCAGAAGATCACCCCGTTGCGATGAGTGCTTATTTACACACTAAAAAAATTAGTATATATGCTGATTCCCCTTGTTACTATTGGGTGAGACATATTAATACTGAGAATAAAACTCATTTAACCGGCGGCGTCATCCCAGTGGATGAATTTTATAAGTATTTATTTGAAACATTTGAAGTTATAAAAAATGCCCGAATCACGGAAAAGGAAAGAACAGAAGCGTATAGAATTTATTGGGACAGATTACTAACACTTGATATAGTCAATGAGTTTAAACGAAATAGAACTGAAATGGAGAGGAATCATTCATTTGCAATCCTATTACGTTTGTTTAATGAGTATGAAGGAGCCATAATAACACCCTTATTGACTGGATATAAACGTTATACGGCATTACTCCTTTGCAATAAAGACTATCTTTTGTTTACCGAGTATTTAAAAATAAAATAA
- a CDS encoding cupin domain-containing protein — protein MDYNAINLSEKLSKFSEHWSPKVIGEMNDYQIKLVKILGDFVWHDHKDTDEVFIVMDGEMSIAFRDGEVKLSKGEMYVIPKGVEHKPYAENECHIMLIEPKGVVNTGETNVKLTAENNIWI, from the coding sequence ATCGATTATAATGCTATTAATCTAAGCGAGAAATTATCCAAATTCAGTGAACATTGGTCGCCCAAAGTCATTGGTGAAATGAACGACTATCAGATTAAGCTAGTTAAGATTCTGGGGGATTTTGTATGGCACGATCATAAAGACACCGATGAGGTATTCATCGTGATGGACGGCGAAATGTCCATCGCATTCCGAGATGGGGAGGTTAAACTTTCCAAAGGAGAAATGTATGTGATACCAAAAGGCGTGGAGCATAAGCCGTATGCTGAAAATGAATGCCATATAATGCTGATAGAGCCTAAAGGTGTAGTCAACACTGGTGAAACGAATGTCAAACTAACTGCTGAAAATAATATATGGATTTAA
- a CDS encoding LysR family transcriptional regulator, with the protein MDEKDWQILLTLHEEKNITKAAQRLFISQPALTYRIKQLEKEFKTNLISRGKRGIEFTVKGEYLVHYSREMRNQLRDAKEHISNLEDKVKGTLRLGVSGLFARYKLPLLLKEFLSLYPDVEISLQTGWSSEIHQMLQKEEAHLGIVRGPYKWQENKMLFQEERICIASSKKIELKELPFLPRINYETDQSLRNTIESWWQETFTVPPKISMEVDRIETCKELVLHGLGYAILPEICIKKDEPLYTFPITLRDDSHLLRETWVFYRDVTTDLAQVKAFIDFLNDSKQ; encoded by the coding sequence ATGGATGAAAAAGATTGGCAGATTTTATTGACTCTTCATGAAGAAAAAAATATAACAAAGGCAGCACAACGACTATTTATTTCGCAGCCCGCTTTAACGTACCGCATAAAACAATTGGAAAAAGAATTTAAAACAAATTTAATCTCAAGAGGAAAAAGAGGGATCGAGTTTACTGTTAAAGGAGAGTATCTAGTCCACTATTCAAGAGAGATGCGCAACCAGCTGCGAGATGCAAAAGAACATATTTCAAATTTAGAAGATAAAGTGAAAGGGACATTACGTTTGGGTGTATCAGGCTTGTTTGCCAGGTATAAACTGCCCCTATTATTAAAAGAATTCCTCTCCCTATATCCCGATGTGGAAATCAGTTTGCAAACGGGCTGGAGCTCCGAAATTCATCAAATGCTTCAAAAAGAAGAAGCGCATCTCGGGATAGTCAGAGGTCCTTACAAATGGCAGGAAAATAAAATGTTGTTTCAGGAAGAAAGGATTTGTATTGCCTCCAGTAAAAAGATCGAATTAAAAGAACTTCCTTTCCTTCCTAGAATTAATTACGAGACAGACCAATCGTTACGGAATACCATTGAAAGCTGGTGGCAGGAAACATTTACGGTACCGCCTAAAATTTCAATGGAGGTAGATCGAATCGAAACATGTAAAGAGCTGGTTCTTCATGGTTTGGGGTATGCCATTTTACCGGAGATTTGCATTAAAAAGGATGAACCCCTGTATACTTTCCCGATTACATTACGTGATGATAGCCATTTACTTAGAGAAACTTGGGTTTTTTATCGGGATGTGACTACCGATTTGGCACAAGTGAAGGCATTTATTGATTTTCTTAATGATTCAAAACAATGA
- a CDS encoding CitMHS family transporter: MFLTILGISMVIVFTYLIMSKRLSPIVALTIVPIVFAALGGFGSKIGTMMMDGIKLVAPSAALLLFAIMFFGIMIDTGLFDPLIKKILEVVKGDPVKISLGTTILALLAALDGDGTTTYIITVSAMYPLYKRIGMNPLVLATVAMLALSVMSGMTPWGGPATRAIAVLGLDASEFFLPLIPTMIGGALWVLFVAFILGKKERKRLGVIQTEELNSEIAAAIEKEDIETSPYMNLKRPRFLWINLSIVVGIMVTLIMGLVPSPILFLIGFTIALTMNYPDLDMQKNRILAHSGNALIVVLLVFAAGVFAGIFSGTKMVDAIANGLVAIIPASLGQFFPLIVGLTSMPFTFVLSNDAYYFGVLPILAEAATAYGISPLEIARASILGQPAHLMSPLVASTILLVGMVGKDLGEYQKFAYKWAILTTLVLTVLAIISGAISFM; encoded by the coding sequence ATGTTTCTAACGATTTTAGGCATCTCCATGGTTATCGTTTTTACCTATTTGATTATGTCCAAACGCTTGTCTCCCATTGTTGCTTTAACAATAGTTCCAATCGTTTTTGCGGCACTTGGCGGTTTTGGAAGTAAAATTGGCACGATGATGATGGATGGCATTAAGCTAGTCGCTCCTTCTGCCGCACTATTATTATTCGCCATCATGTTTTTTGGCATTATGATAGACACGGGCTTATTTGACCCGCTTATCAAAAAAATATTGGAAGTGGTCAAAGGAGATCCCGTCAAAATTTCGTTGGGTACCACCATACTTGCATTACTGGCGGCCTTGGATGGAGACGGAACAACCACGTATATCATTACGGTTTCAGCTATGTATCCCCTTTATAAACGCATCGGCATGAATCCTTTGGTTTTAGCCACAGTAGCCATGCTGGCTTTAAGTGTCATGAGCGGCATGACTCCCTGGGGCGGTCCTGCTACACGGGCCATTGCCGTGTTGGGACTCGATGCATCCGAATTTTTTCTTCCGCTTATTCCCACCATGATCGGTGGCGCTCTTTGGGTATTGTTCGTCGCCTTTATTTTAGGGAAAAAAGAACGCAAACGACTAGGTGTCATACAAACGGAAGAGTTAAATAGTGAAATAGCCGCTGCAATAGAAAAAGAAGATATTGAAACTTCACCATACATGAACCTTAAACGTCCTCGTTTTTTGTGGATTAACCTATCGATCGTTGTAGGGATCATGGTCACTCTTATCATGGGCTTGGTGCCTTCCCCTATTTTATTCCTGATCGGTTTCACGATTGCTTTAACGATGAACTACCCCGATTTGGACATGCAAAAGAACCGTATCCTGGCTCATTCCGGAAACGCCTTGATCGTAGTTCTATTAGTTTTCGCGGCGGGAGTATTTGCAGGAATCTTTTCCGGCACAAAAATGGTGGATGCCATTGCGAATGGGCTCGTTGCGATAATACCAGCTTCATTAGGACAGTTTTTCCCTCTCATTGTTGGCCTTACAAGTATGCCCTTCACTTTTGTTTTATCGAATGATGCCTATTATTTTGGCGTTCTCCCCATTCTTGCGGAAGCAGCTACAGCCTATGGAATCAGTCCGTTAGAAATTGCCAGGGCCTCCATCTTGGGACAGCCTGCGCATTTGATGAGCCCGCTTGTTGCATCAACCATCTTATTAGTTGGTATGGTAGGTAAAGACCTCGGGGAATATCAGAAATTCGCTTACAAATGGGCCATCTTGACAACGTTAGTTCTAACTGTTTTAGCCATAATCAGTGGTGCCATTTCTTTTATGTAA
- the qoxD gene encoding cytochrome aa3 quinol oxidase subunit IV has translation MKELFPAKQVWGFVFSLILTFIALLVYFFNMSKAMGMTIFILTAFIQAAVQLVVFMHARETDDSKSIFLTLYCAIFLALITVVGTILCMIWGWTY, from the coding sequence ATGAAGGAATTATTCCCAGCTAAACAAGTATGGGGTTTTGTTTTTTCATTGATTTTGACGTTTATAGCCCTTTTGGTGTACTTCTTCAATATGTCAAAAGCAATGGGAATGACGATTTTCATATTAACAGCATTCATCCAAGCAGCGGTCCAACTAGTTGTATTCATGCATGCCCGTGAAACGGATGATAGCAAATCCATTTTCTTGACATTATATTGCGCCATATTCCTTGCCCTGATCACTGTCGTCGGTACCATCCTATGCATGATCTGGGGTTGGACTTATTGA
- a CDS encoding AbrB family transcriptional regulator encodes MKKWNLHNASKTIQFAAALLIAFTGGCLFSLIRLPIPWLLGPMAALLIASRFKNVQLIWPVSIRNAGLIIVGYSIGISFTKSSLADMINHLPSMLILTSLIVLVCVCSAFAMSKYSGIDYPTSLTSSIPGGLSQIVVFAEEMKEIDITTVTFFHVIRVIMVVFLVPLFIFSPIFSSEGTISSTRIMDPVIPRWSDLYPLIFLFAVICFLAAVIGKKIKLPAPYFLSPVIAAAAMGLLGLHGPPLPPSLLDLSQFMVGGYIGLLLKPEQLDHKGKTLFLALMNGLILIGATMFFSFLLAQHYDLSPITGFLSLAPGGMDQMGLIAQEVHADVSTVTSYQLFRMAFIYAAVPPLLRLVLKVSIRKRGKNQNGKLHD; translated from the coding sequence ATGAAAAAGTGGAATTTACATAATGCAAGCAAGACCATCCAATTTGCCGCTGCCCTGCTTATCGCTTTTACTGGAGGCTGTCTTTTCTCTCTTATCAGGTTGCCCATCCCCTGGCTTCTGGGACCGATGGCCGCACTATTAATAGCATCACGCTTCAAAAACGTTCAATTAATATGGCCCGTTTCCATAAGAAACGCTGGATTGATCATTGTTGGCTATTCGATTGGCATCTCCTTTACCAAGAGCTCACTGGCCGATATGATCAATCACCTTCCCTCGATGTTGATCCTGACATCTTTGATTGTCCTTGTATGTGTATGTTCGGCTTTTGCTATGTCGAAGTATTCCGGCATTGACTATCCGACCTCCTTAACGAGCAGCATTCCGGGAGGCTTGTCACAAATCGTTGTTTTTGCAGAAGAAATGAAGGAGATTGATATTACGACAGTAACCTTTTTCCATGTTATAAGAGTGATCATGGTTGTTTTCTTAGTTCCTCTTTTCATTTTCAGTCCCATTTTTTCATCGGAAGGTACCATCAGCTCAACCAGAATCATGGATCCCGTGATTCCTCGCTGGAGTGATTTATACCCGCTTATCTTTCTTTTCGCCGTTATTTGTTTTCTCGCAGCAGTAATAGGGAAAAAAATCAAATTACCAGCTCCCTACTTTTTAAGCCCTGTAATCGCTGCTGCTGCAATGGGTCTTCTTGGCTTGCACGGACCGCCACTTCCTCCGTCGCTTCTTGATTTATCTCAATTTATGGTTGGCGGTTATATCGGTTTACTATTAAAACCGGAACAGCTCGATCACAAAGGAAAAACCTTATTTCTGGCTTTGATGAACGGACTGATATTAATCGGCGCAACCATGTTTTTTAGTTTTCTGCTGGCCCAGCATTATGATTTATCCCCTATTACGGGTTTTTTAAGTTTAGCCCCTGGCGGTATGGATCAAATGGGGTTGATCGCACAAGAAGTACATGCAGATGTATCAACCGTTACAAGCTATCAACTATTTCGGATGGCTTTCATTTACGCTGCAGTTCCCCCATTACTAAGATTGGTATTAAAGGTAAGTATAAGAAAAAGAGGCAAGAACCAGAATGGAAAACTACATGATTAA
- the qoxC gene encoding cytochrome aa3 quinol oxidase subunit III, with product MKIDHSQPLEYSTEQNRLNILGFWIFLGAEIMLFATLFASYFTLVDRTGNGPAGARIFEITPVLAETFLLLTSSFVIGLGIHAMRLGNKKAMLTFFVITLLLGLGFLGFEITEFITYYHEGATLQTSAFTSVLFTTLGTHGAHVTLGLFWGTFIVLQVKKRGLTPETANKSFIFSLYWHFLDIVWIFIFTFIYMKGMT from the coding sequence ATGAAAATCGATCACTCGCAGCCTCTTGAATATAGTACGGAGCAAAATCGGCTGAATATCTTAGGCTTCTGGATTTTCCTTGGTGCCGAAATCATGCTTTTTGCAACACTTTTTGCATCCTATTTTACATTGGTTGATCGTACGGGTAACGGGCCGGCTGGAGCAAGGATATTCGAGATCACGCCAGTGCTTGCTGAAACCTTCCTGCTCTTGACAAGCAGTTTCGTCATCGGGCTTGGCATCCATGCCATGCGGCTGGGCAACAAGAAAGCCATGCTGACTTTCTTCGTAATCACACTCCTTCTTGGGTTAGGATTCTTAGGATTTGAAATTACGGAGTTCATCACCTATTACCACGAAGGAGCTACGCTGCAAACAAGTGCATTTACATCGGTGCTGTTTACAACCTTAGGGACACATGGAGCCCATGTTACATTAGGACTTTTCTGGGGAACATTTATTGTCCTGCAAGTGAAAAAACGCGGTTTGACACCTGAAACGGCTAATAAATCCTTCATTTTCTCTCTTTACTGGCATTTCTTGGACATTGTTTGGATATTCATCTTCACGTTTATCTACATGAAAGGAATGACATAA
- a CDS encoding cell wall hydrolase, which yields MGRRIKHNARDVEELARLMKAEANGEGVQGMNMVGTVVANRVEADCSPDFKGLRNIKDAIYQTIPGTETPHFEPVLNGSLYTQRPNEADLQRARDVLHGYRDPRARNSLWFFNPSPGKKYRAPCTATMPRSPMTQFDFAHKNHCFYVGVPGYCNEFYR from the coding sequence ATGGGTAGACGAATAAAACATAATGCACGTGACGTGGAGGAGTTGGCGAGGCTCATGAAGGCGGAAGCGAACGGTGAAGGAGTCCAGGGCATGAACATGGTGGGAACGGTTGTGGCCAATCGGGTCGAGGCCGACTGTTCTCCTGACTTCAAAGGTTTGCGCAATATCAAGGATGCGATATATCAAACCATACCTGGTACTGAGACTCCTCACTTCGAGCCCGTCTTAAATGGATCATTGTATACACAACGTCCCAATGAAGCTGATCTTCAGAGGGCTAGGGATGTGTTACATGGTTATAGGGATCCGCGAGCCAGAAATAGTTTGTGGTTTTTCAATCCCAGTCCAGGAAAGAAATACCGAGCTCCTTGTACCGCCACGATGCCTAGATCGCCCATGACGCAGTTCGATTTTGCACACAAGAATCATTGCTTCTATGTCGGTGTACCCGGCTACTGCAATGAGTTTTATAGATAA
- the gerQ gene encoding spore coat protein GerQ: MTCVDSNHYPMNEYPGFNPASMMGGMVGQQQYGGFRAMMPSGPSYAAPVVPIGTGQQLPAGTMEESFMENILRFNKGKIGTFYFTYQGSNKWNSMVYHGRVETAGRDHIIISDPSTGKRFLLLMANLDWVEFDEKINYPQPLISPDVQASLTTTD, translated from the coding sequence ATGACTTGTGTAGACTCTAATCATTATCCAATGAATGAATATCCTGGTTTCAATCCAGCTTCCATGATGGGGGGCATGGTCGGACAACAACAATACGGCGGCTTCCGGGCTATGATGCCTTCCGGACCCTCTTATGCCGCGCCAGTCGTCCCAATCGGGACTGGGCAGCAGCTTCCGGCTGGCACGATGGAAGAATCATTTATGGAAAATATCCTACGCTTCAACAAAGGTAAGATCGGTACATTCTACTTCACTTACCAAGGGAGCAACAAATGGAATTCGATGGTTTACCACGGACGCGTAGAGACGGCTGGCCGTGACCATATCATCATCAGCGACCCGTCCACCGGTAAACGCTTCTTACTGCTGATGGCAAATCTCGACTGGGTCGAATTCGATGAAAAAATCAACTATCCCCAGCCGCTTATCAGTCCTGATGTCCAGGCGTCCTTGACGACAACTGATTGA
- a CDS encoding DUF4190 domain-containing protein produces MEKTNNKAIVSLTLGVLSIIIPYIGLILGIIGLIISSKSIKEIDQTNEKGRGLAISGRVCSIVGICFQFLLILIMVLSISMFVITDPSV; encoded by the coding sequence GTGGAAAAAACAAATAATAAAGCCATCGTATCATTAACATTAGGAGTATTATCAATAATCATACCTTATATTGGCTTAATTCTTGGTATCATTGGACTTATAATATCATCTAAAAGTATTAAAGAAATTGATCAAACAAATGAAAAAGGCAGAGGTTTGGCTATATCAGGCAGGGTCTGCAGCATTGTAGGGATATGTTTTCAATTCCTTCTCATTCTTATTATGGTTTTGTCAATCAGTATGTTTGTCATTACTGATCCTAGTGTGTAA
- a CDS encoding SDR family oxidoreductase, producing the protein MIGDKRIAFVTGGNRGIGYELVKQLAVKGFKVILSSRDSQKGYEAVEQLKALDLDVSYVMMDVDKQDSIRQAAIEVNEQYGRLDVLINNAGIYVDGDEKLINMDPSILEKTMRTNFFGPYVVIRSFIPLMEKRGYGRIINVSSELGSMGEMSVQGTGAYKVSKLALNGMTQLLATEIKGDIKINAVDPGWVSSDMGGPYASSSPKEAAEAIIWLATIGPEGPNGGFFRDGKPTDW; encoded by the coding sequence ATGATAGGTGATAAACGAATTGCTTTTGTTACGGGCGGGAACCGGGGAATTGGATATGAGCTGGTTAAACAACTGGCTGTGAAGGGGTTTAAGGTGATACTGTCTAGTCGCGATTCCCAAAAGGGGTACGAAGCTGTGGAACAACTGAAGGCATTGGATCTGGATGTATCATATGTGATGATGGATGTGGACAAACAAGATAGCATCAGACAAGCTGCGATTGAAGTTAATGAGCAGTATGGAAGGTTGGATGTATTGATCAATAATGCCGGCATTTATGTAGATGGGGATGAAAAGTTGATTAACATGGATCCTTCCATTCTGGAGAAAACGATGAGAACTAATTTCTTCGGCCCTTACGTTGTCATCCGCTCCTTCATTCCGCTCATGGAAAAGCGAGGCTATGGGAGAATCATTAATGTGTCTTCGGAGCTTGGATCAATGGGAGAGATGTCCGTTCAAGGAACAGGTGCTTATAAGGTATCCAAGCTTGCCTTGAATGGAATGACGCAATTGTTGGCTACGGAAATTAAAGGAGATATCAAAATAAACGCGGTCGATCCTGGATGGGTAAGTTCGGATATGGGGGGCCCGTACGCGTCAAGCTCACCAAAGGAAGCCGCTGAAGCCATTATATGGTTAGCGACGATTGGACCTGAAGGACCGAATGGCGGGTTCTTCAGAGATGGAAAACCAACTGATTGGTAA
- a CDS encoding serine hydrolase domain-containing protein, whose product MYSNLTDLISTIHSKHDFSGTVLVKDGEMVLDLNFGYADRSEQRKNNSTTRFGIASGCKLFTAIAICQLVEEGKFSFDSRLSDCLDIDFQYFDKEVTVHHLLTHTSGIPDYFDEEVMEDFEELWMENPMYQIKKLKDFLPLFQDERMKSEAGQSFHYNNAGYILLGLIVEQASKLDFSDYVQQYIFNKANMMDSGYFTFDSLPRNTAFGYIDRPDGTWRTNIYSLPVKGGADGGAFVTVVDMAKLWDALFNFQLLSEAYTNKMIKAHIQVDESDFYGYGTWIKKKDNGVLKYHVMGYDPGVSFHSAYYPETSAKVVVCSNKSEGAYEMMSGIEAELKKVSNV is encoded by the coding sequence ATGTATAGTAACTTAACTGATCTGATTTCCACAATTCATAGTAAGCATGATTTTTCTGGTACAGTACTTGTTAAAGATGGGGAAATGGTGTTGGATTTGAACTTTGGTTACGCCGACCGTTCTGAACAACGAAAAAATAATTCAACAACTCGCTTTGGTATTGCATCCGGATGCAAACTCTTTACTGCGATTGCCATTTGTCAGCTCGTGGAAGAGGGGAAATTTTCTTTTGATTCAAGATTAAGTGATTGTCTTGATATTGATTTTCAGTATTTTGACAAAGAGGTAACGGTCCACCATTTACTGACACATACTTCAGGAATACCTGATTATTTTGATGAAGAAGTCATGGAAGACTTCGAAGAACTTTGGATGGAAAATCCTATGTATCAAATAAAGAAGTTAAAAGATTTCCTTCCATTATTTCAAGATGAGCGTATGAAAAGCGAAGCGGGACAATCCTTTCACTATAACAATGCTGGTTATATTTTGTTGGGTCTTATTGTTGAACAGGCATCGAAACTTGATTTCTCTGACTATGTTCAACAATATATTTTTAATAAAGCCAATATGATGGACTCTGGATATTTTACATTTGACTCCCTACCTCGAAATACAGCATTCGGATATATAGATCGACCTGATGGTACTTGGAGGACAAATATTTATTCGTTACCTGTAAAAGGTGGAGCCGATGGCGGGGCTTTCGTAACAGTGGTAGACATGGCTAAGCTGTGGGATGCGCTTTTTAATTTTCAACTTTTAAGTGAAGCGTACACCAACAAAATGATAAAGGCTCATATTCAAGTCGATGAAAGTGACTTCTATGGTTATGGTACATGGATAAAGAAAAAAGATAATGGTGTACTTAAATATCATGTAATGGGTTACGACCCAGGAGTCAGCTTCCATTCTGCTTATTATCCTGAAACATCTGCAAAAGTTGTGGTCTGCTCAAACAAGTCGGAGGGAGCTTACGAGATGATGAGTGGAATCGAAGCAGAATTGAAAAAAGTCAGTAACGTATAA
- a CDS encoding LURP-one-related/scramblase family protein produces MRQLYIKQKVFSLSGKFTVKDQQEKDIYYVEGSFMQVPKTFSIRNAARDEVALITKKVFSFLPKFFVEVNGREVLTIKKEFSFLKARYSIDAAGIEVHGNWWDMDFQVLQHGKIVGKVVKEWFTWGDSYKVQVMDEEMETIIIALVVAIDCVKADQAAASSAASN; encoded by the coding sequence ATGAGGCAGCTTTATATAAAGCAGAAGGTATTCAGTCTTAGCGGTAAATTCACTGTGAAGGATCAGCAGGAGAAGGATATATATTATGTGGAGGGAAGCTTTATGCAAGTTCCAAAGACTTTCTCCATTAGGAATGCAGCAAGAGATGAAGTAGCCCTCATTACGAAAAAGGTATTCAGCTTTTTACCAAAGTTTTTCGTTGAGGTGAATGGTCGAGAGGTGCTAACAATAAAGAAGGAATTTTCCTTCTTAAAAGCACGATATTCAATTGATGCGGCAGGCATAGAAGTACATGGAAACTGGTGGGATATGGATTTTCAAGTTTTACAGCACGGTAAAATCGTAGGTAAAGTCGTCAAGGAGTGGTTCACATGGGGCGATAGCTACAAGGTTCAAGTGATGGATGAAGAGATGGAAACCATAATTATTGCACTCGTCGTTGCGATTGATTGTGTGAAGGCTGATCAAGCAGCTGCTTCATCAGCAGCGTCGAATTGA